The following coding sequences are from one Sphingomonas sp. OV641 window:
- a CDS encoding PRC-barrel domain-containing protein, translated as MTQMNTATMRNQTAADEAHRLISSNRIEGTPVYDRRAEKIGSIHSLMIDKHSGQVEHAVLTFGGFLGFGSRAYPLPWSMLTYAPDLRGFYLELTREDIEAAPYMTLDEADRPQLSKEPVYRHWDEYL; from the coding sequence ATGACACAGATGAACACTGCGACAATGAGAAACCAGACGGCCGCCGACGAGGCGCACCGGCTGATTTCATCCAACCGGATCGAGGGAACGCCGGTCTATGATCGACGGGCCGAGAAGATCGGCTCCATCCACTCGCTGATGATCGACAAGCACAGCGGGCAGGTGGAACATGCGGTGCTTACCTTCGGCGGGTTCCTCGGCTTCGGCTCGCGCGCCTATCCCTTGCCCTGGTCGATGCTGACCTATGCGCCGGATCTGCGCGGCTTTTACCTGGAACTGACGCGGGAGGACATCGAGGCCGCACCGTATATGACCCTGGACGAGGCGGACCGGCCGCAATTGTCCAAGGAACCGGTGTACCGGCACTGGGACGAGTATCTTTGA
- a CDS encoding GNAT family N-acetyltransferase → MELREGGLDDPRVIALVAHHQAEARATTPQDNAHAMGTEGLRRADISFWCAWEGEELLGIGALRELSPDHGEVKSMRTAPGHLRRGVARQILAQLVSLARTRGYRRVSLETGTAPMFEPANRMYEAAGFVDGPVFGGYPESPHNRFMTLAL, encoded by the coding sequence ATGGAATTGCGCGAGGGCGGTCTTGATGATCCACGGGTGATCGCCCTCGTCGCGCATCACCAGGCAGAGGCGCGCGCGACCACGCCGCAGGACAATGCCCATGCGATGGGCACGGAGGGTCTGCGCCGGGCCGACATCAGCTTCTGGTGCGCATGGGAGGGGGAGGAGCTACTCGGCATCGGCGCGCTGCGCGAGCTGTCGCCTGATCATGGTGAGGTAAAGTCCATGCGGACGGCGCCCGGCCACCTGCGCCGCGGGGTTGCGCGTCAGATCCTGGCGCAGCTCGTCTCGCTTGCCCGCACGCGTGGCTATCGCCGGGTCAGCCTGGAAACCGGCACCGCGCCGATGTTCGAGCCGGCCAACCGGATGTACGAAGCGGCGGGCTTCGTCGATGGCCCCGTGTTCGGCGGCTATCCCGAAAGCCCGCACAACCGCTTCATGACGCTCGCCCTGTAG
- a CDS encoding M14-type cytosolic carboxypeptidase: MNLSINAAFDSGNIRLIAIEGDRVDLEIVKDYQSDFYQWFYFRVAGVAGRRLTFRILNAGGSAYPFGWPGYRTRASTDRKAWRTVETRYADGVLEFDWQGDAAAVGDAQIVWFAYFAPYTMEQHADLVARIAARPGVRHRELGTTLDGQAIDCFDIGTGPKSVWLYARQHPGESMAEWWMEGALDWLTSTAAASLLQAATVHVVPNMNPDGTRRGHLRTNAAGVNLNREWHSPTPDRSPEVLHVRNAMDETGVAFAMDVHGDEAIAANFIAGFEGVPSWTEKRGSLFVEFGRRLAAHTPDFQTELGYEKSQPGRANLSMSTNQLAERFGAVSVTLEMPFKDHDANPDAAFAWSPERSAKLGVACLEVLSEMIGDL, translated from the coding sequence ATGAATCTCAGCATCAACGCCGCCTTTGACAGCGGCAACATCCGCCTGATCGCGATCGAGGGAGACCGTGTCGATCTGGAGATCGTCAAGGATTACCAATCCGATTTCTACCAATGGTTCTATTTCCGGGTGGCCGGCGTCGCGGGGCGCCGGCTGACGTTCCGCATCCTGAACGCCGGCGGCTCGGCCTATCCGTTCGGCTGGCCCGGCTATCGCACCCGTGCGTCGACCGATCGCAAGGCATGGCGCACCGTGGAGACGCGCTACGCCGATGGCGTGCTGGAATTCGACTGGCAGGGTGACGCCGCCGCCGTTGGTGACGCGCAAATCGTCTGGTTCGCCTATTTCGCGCCGTACACCATGGAGCAGCATGCCGATCTGGTCGCGCGGATTGCCGCGCGGCCCGGTGTGCGCCATCGCGAGCTCGGCACCACGCTCGACGGCCAGGCGATCGACTGTTTCGACATCGGCACCGGTCCCAAGTCGGTCTGGCTCTACGCGCGCCAGCATCCGGGCGAATCCATGGCCGAATGGTGGATGGAAGGCGCGCTCGACTGGCTTACCAGCACGGCCGCCGCTTCGTTGCTCCAGGCCGCAACCGTCCATGTGGTGCCCAACATGAATCCGGATGGCACGCGCCGGGGCCATTTGCGCACCAATGCCGCCGGCGTGAACCTCAACCGCGAATGGCACAGTCCAACGCCCGATCGCAGCCCGGAGGTGCTCCACGTCCGCAATGCGATGGATGAAACCGGTGTCGCCTTCGCCATGGACGTTCATGGCGACGAGGCGATCGCCGCGAACTTCATTGCCGGCTTCGAAGGCGTCCCATCCTGGACGGAGAAGCGTGGCAGCCTCTTCGTCGAATTCGGCCGCCGGCTCGCCGCGCACACGCCCGATTTCCAGACGGAACTTGGCTATGAAAAGTCGCAGCCCGGCCGGGCGAACCTGTCCATGTCCACCAACCAGCTGGCCGAGCGGTTCGGCGCGGTCAGCGTGACGTTGGAAATGCCGTTCAAGGACCATGATGCGAATCCCGATGCGGCCTTTGCCTGGTCGCCGGAGCGGTCTGCGAAGCTCGGCGTCGCCTGCCTGGAAGTGCTCAGCGAGATGATCGGGGACCTGTGA
- a CDS encoding DUF4136 domain-containing protein, translating into MGRFLIVVGLAAALAGCATGPSRFPVQTTRYHFNAMTDRGTIAVEPLTGTGTASLEYKTYAAAVQTELLRLGYTNPAPGAAPDFLATVSFSRATRPLPQRRSPVSIGVGGGGFSGGGGGGGVGLGGGVSFPVGGSGAGAGVVTELSVRIRKGADAVWEGQAQSLTDLSAPDADTGAVAARLARALFNGFPGESGRTIEVP; encoded by the coding sequence ATGGGCCGCTTTTTGATCGTCGTCGGCTTGGCGGCGGCGCTTGCGGGCTGCGCCACCGGGCCATCGCGCTTCCCGGTGCAGACCACGCGCTATCACTTCAACGCCATGACGGATCGCGGCACGATCGCGGTGGAACCGCTGACCGGCACCGGCACCGCAAGCCTTGAATACAAGACTTATGCCGCCGCGGTTCAGACGGAATTGCTGCGGCTTGGCTACACCAACCCGGCGCCCGGCGCCGCGCCCGATTTCCTCGCAACCGTTTCCTTCAGCCGCGCCACCCGGCCGCTGCCGCAGCGCCGCTCGCCCGTGTCGATCGGCGTTGGCGGCGGCGGGTTCAGCGGCGGCGGTGGCGGCGGCGGTGTCGGGCTTGGCGGCGGGGTCAGCTTCCCGGTCGGCGGATCGGGCGCCGGCGCCGGCGTCGTCACCGAATTGTCCGTCCGCATCCGCAAGGGCGCCGATGCTGTGTGGGAAGGACAGGCCCAGTCGTTGACCGATCTCAGCGCCCCCGATGCAGATACCGGCGCGGTCGCCGCCCGACTCGCCCGCGCACTGTTCAACGGCTTTCCCGGGGAAAGCGGTCGCACTATCGAGGTGCCATGA
- the ykgO gene encoding type B 50S ribosomal protein L36, with amino-acid sequence MKIRNSLKSLKDRHRDNRVIRRRGRTYVINKTNRRFKARQG; translated from the coding sequence ATGAAGATCCGCAACAGCCTCAAGTCGCTCAAGGACCGCCACCGCGACAACCGCGTCATCCGTCGTCGCGGCCGGACCTATGTCATCAACAAGACGAACCGTCGCTTCAAGGCCCGCCAGGGCTGA
- the pyk gene encoding pyruvate kinase — MARAITPRSRKVRVLATLGPASSTPDMISRLFEAGADAFRINMSHGDQASKVAVIQAIRALEKSHGRPTTILADLQGPKLRVGRFAEGRIQLAHGATFVLDRDPAPGDATRVELPHREIFEAITPGARLLLDDGKLVLRVTEHEADRIVTIVEVGGPLSNNKGLNVPDVVVPMAALTDKDRSDLAFAIEAGVDWIALSFVQRPEDLAEARKLIGGKAALLAKIEKPAAIDRLEEIVEMCDGVMVARGDLGVELPPQTVPPLQKRIVETSRRLGRPVVVATQMLESMIKSPSPTRAEVSDVATAVYDGADAIMLSAESAAGDWPIESVAMMNAIGESVERDPMYEDRVRFTVTRPDPTTADALAEAAKNIAATISAKAIICFTTSGSTARRVARERPSVPLLVLTPKLSTARRLGLLWGTHAVHTRDVDSFEEMVAKAKRMALRQGVVKAGDRVIIMAGIPFRTPGATNVLHVVGIIGDELKGFG; from the coding sequence ATGGCACGAGCGATCACCCCCCGCAGCCGCAAGGTGCGCGTGCTCGCCACATTGGGCCCGGCCAGCAGCACGCCGGATATGATCTCCCGGCTGTTCGAGGCAGGCGCCGATGCGTTTCGCATCAACATGAGCCACGGCGACCAGGCCTCGAAGGTCGCGGTCATCCAGGCGATCCGCGCGCTGGAGAAGAGCCACGGCCGCCCCACCACCATTCTGGCGGATCTTCAGGGCCCCAAGCTTCGCGTCGGGCGCTTCGCCGAAGGGCGGATTCAGCTCGCCCATGGCGCCACCTTCGTGCTCGATCGCGATCCCGCGCCCGGCGATGCGACCCGTGTCGAACTGCCGCATCGTGAGATCTTCGAGGCGATCACGCCGGGCGCCCGGCTGCTGCTGGACGATGGCAAGCTGGTCCTGCGCGTCACCGAGCATGAGGCGGACCGGATCGTCACCATTGTCGAGGTCGGCGGCCCACTCAGCAACAACAAGGGGCTGAACGTGCCGGACGTGGTGGTGCCCATGGCGGCGCTCACCGACAAGGACCGTTCCGACCTCGCCTTCGCCATCGAGGCGGGCGTCGACTGGATCGCGCTGTCCTTCGTGCAACGTCCGGAGGATCTGGCCGAAGCGCGCAAGCTCATCGGCGGCAAGGCGGCCTTGCTCGCGAAGATCGAAAAACCCGCCGCGATCGACCGGCTGGAGGAGATCGTGGAGATGTGCGACGGCGTCATGGTTGCGCGCGGCGATCTTGGCGTGGAGCTGCCGCCGCAGACGGTGCCCCCGTTGCAGAAGCGGATCGTGGAAACGTCGCGCCGGCTCGGCCGTCCGGTGGTGGTCGCGACCCAGATGCTTGAATCGATGATCAAGTCTCCCTCGCCCACCCGCGCGGAGGTCTCGGATGTCGCCACTGCCGTTTACGACGGGGCGGATGCGATCATGCTGTCGGCCGAGAGCGCGGCAGGGGATTGGCCGATCGAATCGGTGGCGATGATGAACGCCATCGGCGAATCGGTGGAGCGTGATCCGATGTACGAGGATCGCGTCCGCTTCACCGTCACCCGCCCCGATCCCACGACCGCAGACGCGCTGGCGGAAGCAGCCAAGAACATCGCCGCAACCATCTCCGCCAAGGCGATCATCTGCTTCACGACGTCCGGCTCCACCGCGCGCCGCGTCGCGCGGGAGCGCCCGTCGGTACCGCTGCTGGTACTGACGCCGAAGCTTTCCACCGCGCGTCGCCTGGGGCTTCTATGGGGCACCCATGCCGTGCACACGCGCGATGTCGATTCCTTTGAGGAGATGGTCGCCAAGGCGAAGCGCATGGCCCTGCGTCAGGGCGTGGTGAAGGCGGGCGACCGGGTGATCATCATGGCCGGCATCCCCTTCCGCACGCCGGGCGCCACCAACGTGCTTCACGTGGTCGGCATCATCGGCGATGAACTGAAGGGCTTCGGCTGA
- a CDS encoding DUF1244 domain-containing protein, whose amino-acid sequence MDPIDAIDDATAAAAFRRLVHHLRHRTDAQNVDLMGLAGFCRNCLSDWVSEAGGVPKDAAREAIYGMPYAEWKAEHQGEATPEQLRRMEESVAKNAR is encoded by the coding sequence ATGGACCCGATCGATGCGATCGACGACGCGACGGCGGCTGCTGCATTCCGCCGGCTGGTGCACCACCTGCGGCACCGGACCGACGCGCAGAACGTCGATTTGATGGGGCTGGCTGGGTTCTGTCGCAACTGCCTGTCCGATTGGGTGAGCGAAGCGGGCGGCGTGCCGAAGGATGCGGCGCGCGAGGCGATCTACGGCATGCCCTATGCCGAGTGGAAGGCGGAGCATCAGGGCGAGGCGACTCCCGAGCAGCTGAGGCGCATGGAGGAAAGTGTCGCGAAAAACGCGCGCTGA